A single Prochlorococcus marinus XMU1410 DNA region contains:
- a CDS encoding high light inducible protein, protein MNNDNQPRFGFVNFAETWNGRMAMMGILIGLGTELITGQSILRQIGIG, encoded by the coding sequence ATGAATAATGACAATCAACCAAGATTTGGGTTCGTAAATTTCGCAGAAACTTGGAATGGCCGTATGGCAATGATGGGTATTTTGATTGGACTTGGTACTGAATTAATTACTGGACAAAGTATTCTTCGACAGATTGGAATAGGTTAG
- a CDS encoding DUF2973 domain-containing protein, which yields MTILFPIIYSAALTYLVWKAFKVMSNGWGISDNKNQRMSTSSFKQKKYTIHPELLDKSGNITEEELLTVRFSNDNDSTLEEKGSTTD from the coding sequence ATGACTATCCTATTTCCAATAATATATTCTGCAGCCTTAACTTATTTAGTTTGGAAAGCTTTTAAAGTTATGTCTAATGGCTGGGGTATATCCGATAATAAAAATCAACGAATGAGTACTTCTAGTTTTAAACAAAAAAAGTACACAATACATCCAGAACTTTTAGATAAATCAGGAAACATAACAGAAGAAGAATTACTAACAGTAAGATTTTCTAATGACAATGACTCTACATTAGAAGAAAAAGGTTCAACAACTGATTAA
- a CDS encoding trypsin-like peptidase domain-containing protein, translating into MKRDIQKLLLITSLITVGIRYPTKVISQQLSKPRINEVNLYSNRSFITKAVERTGAAVVTIDTQRYVKKRNFPRNSQLFLDPYYERFFGLDLPNENRPRIEQNQGSGFIFADGLVMTNAHVVNGSDKVIVGLTNGNKLNAKLIGQDSFTDLAVLKIEGRGPWPKAKLGDSSKIKVGDWAIAVGNPFGLENTVTLGIISNLNRNVNKLGIYDKKLELIQTDAAINPGNSGGPLLNSDGEVIGINTLIRSGPGAGLSFAIPINKAKEIAYQLLNNGKVIHPMIGISLIEESISERKNNIVKVGYVLPNSPAEKSGIKIGDILIKIGDKDIETASNVIEQISRNGIKKQVNILLKRKNKFIKLKVIPTDITNLQNN; encoded by the coding sequence TTGAAAAGAGACATCCAAAAGCTATTACTAATCACTTCATTAATTACAGTGGGCATTAGATATCCAACAAAAGTCATATCCCAACAATTAAGCAAGCCAAGAATTAATGAAGTTAATTTATATTCGAACAGATCTTTTATAACAAAAGCTGTAGAAAGAACCGGTGCAGCTGTAGTGACAATTGATACTCAAAGATATGTTAAAAAAAGAAATTTCCCAAGAAATTCTCAACTATTTCTAGACCCATATTATGAAAGATTTTTTGGATTAGATTTGCCTAACGAAAATCGACCGAGGATAGAGCAAAACCAAGGCAGTGGATTTATATTTGCAGATGGACTTGTAATGACAAATGCTCATGTAGTTAATGGATCAGATAAGGTAATTGTTGGTTTAACCAATGGCAATAAATTAAACGCTAAACTGATAGGCCAAGACTCTTTTACTGATTTAGCTGTGCTAAAGATTGAAGGGAGAGGGCCTTGGCCAAAAGCAAAATTGGGCGATTCTTCAAAGATTAAAGTTGGTGATTGGGCTATAGCAGTTGGAAATCCATTCGGACTGGAAAACACAGTTACGCTTGGTATTATTAGTAATCTAAATAGAAACGTAAATAAATTAGGAATATATGATAAAAAACTTGAACTTATACAAACAGATGCTGCTATTAATCCTGGCAATTCTGGAGGTCCACTGTTGAATAGCGATGGAGAAGTAATTGGTATTAATACGTTGATAAGATCAGGTCCAGGAGCGGGTTTGAGTTTCGCAATCCCAATTAATAAAGCTAAGGAAATTGCCTATCAACTTTTAAACAATGGAAAAGTAATACATCCTATGATTGGAATTAGCCTAATAGAAGAAAGTATTTCTGAGAGAAAAAATAATATCGTAAAAGTTGGATATGTATTACCGAACAGTCCAGCTGAAAAAAGTGGAATCAAGATAGGTGATATTTTAATTAAAATAGGCGATAAAGATATTGAAACCGCATCAAACGTAATAGAACAAATTAGTCGAAATGGTATCAAAAAACAAGTAAATATATTATTGAAGCGTAAAAATAAATTTATTAAATTAAAAGTAATACCAACTGATATTACTAATCTACAAAATAACTAA
- a CDS encoding ribbon-helix-helix domain-containing protein, whose protein sequence is MATRQNSTNGKPKSPRIQVVLPELICEQLTILANNESRTVSNMAKVLIQEGIKKYFEKESKSPVSENNLNTDRFRDELEKQSVRRLKRAPQRIRYYKKSD, encoded by the coding sequence ATGGCTACCCGCCAAAACTCAACTAATGGGAAGCCTAAATCCCCCAGAATTCAAGTAGTTCTTCCAGAATTAATATGTGAGCAATTAACTATTTTGGCTAATAATGAATCTAGGACAGTTAGTAATATGGCAAAAGTGTTAATACAAGAGGGTATAAAAAAATATTTCGAGAAAGAAAGTAAATCACCTGTTTCAGAAAATAATTTAAATACTGATAGATTTAGAGACGAACTTGAAAAACAAAGCGTAAGAAGATTAAAAAGAGCTCCTCAAAGGATTAGATACTATAAAAAATCTGATTAA
- a CDS encoding potassium channel family protein, with protein MADWWQWSQKREKEALTFAVVGVGRFGTAVCRELISNGADVLAADYSEKAIDDLRQLEPSIEARVVDCTDEESMKESGILEMNTVVVGISEPIEASITTTLIAKDSEGSKVKRVIARATSDLHEKMLKRVGADKVVFPSRMQGERLGLELVRPNLIERLELDNQTGIDEITVPEEFIGRSLRDLNLRKNYLVNVLAAGPAEELTVNPPAKYILERGNILVVMGKTADLQKLPQN; from the coding sequence ATGGCTGATTGGTGGCAGTGGTCTCAAAAGAGAGAAAAAGAAGCACTCACTTTTGCAGTTGTTGGCGTTGGAAGATTTGGAACTGCTGTTTGTAGAGAACTTATAAGTAATGGTGCAGATGTTTTGGCTGCAGATTATTCGGAAAAAGCTATTGATGATTTGAGACAATTGGAACCTTCAATAGAAGCAAGAGTTGTCGATTGTACTGATGAAGAGTCTATGAAGGAATCTGGAATACTTGAAATGAATACTGTTGTAGTAGGTATAAGTGAACCTATTGAAGCAAGTATAACTACGACACTTATTGCTAAAGATAGTGAAGGTAGCAAAGTGAAAAGAGTAATAGCAAGAGCTACGAGTGATTTGCACGAAAAAATGTTAAAAAGAGTAGGTGCAGACAAAGTTGTCTTCCCTTCCAGAATGCAAGGTGAGAGATTAGGTTTAGAACTAGTTAGACCAAATCTAATTGAAAGATTGGAACTCGATAACCAAACTGGTATAGATGAAATAACTGTTCCAGAGGAATTTATTGGAAGATCTTTAAGAGATTTGAATTTGAGGAAAAATTATTTAGTTAATGTTCTTGCAGCAGGACCTGCTGAAGAGTTAACAGTTAATCCTCCAGCAAAATATATCTTGGAAAGAGGAAATATTTTGGTAGTAATGGGAAAAACTGCAGATTTACAGAAATTGCCTCAAAATTAA
- a CDS encoding ABC-F family ATP-binding cassette domain-containing protein, whose amino-acid sequence MIRFEGVSKIYSTDVVLKNISWEIKKGEKVGLVGSNGAGKSTQFKILIGEEEQTSGTIIKEGNPKIAHLKQEFDCNLNFSVRQELESSFKDIQIVAIKLLEIANKMNLLDIKKNSDELEIFVNQLAKYQAKFEALGGYKMQSDVEKILPKLGFSIEDADKLVGNFSGGWQMKVALGKIILQKPDLLLLDEPTNHLDLETIFWLEEYLSSLKIAVIIISHDRYFLDKLCKKIIFVDRGTSETYNGNYSFFVEQKSLNEESKNKSYQLQQKEIELQKRYIDRFRASATRSSQAKSREKQLKKISKIEAPIAKSKSPVFNFPECPRSGKLVLNIKNLSHSFEDKILFLDINLKISSGQKIAILGPNGCGKSTLLKIIMKKISPEIGEINLGKHNIITSYYEQNQAEALSLDERVIDLIYNKSPEWSQKKVRTFLGGFGFQNETVFKYIKQLSGGEKARLALALMIINPSNFLLLDEPTNHLDLQSKENLELAIKNYKGSLLMISHDRYFISKVANRIIEIKDSKLFSYDGNYEYFLEKTQRQKI is encoded by the coding sequence GTGATTAGATTTGAAGGTGTAAGCAAAATTTATTCTACAGATGTTGTTTTAAAAAATATTAGTTGGGAGATTAAGAAAGGAGAAAAAGTTGGCTTAGTTGGTTCTAATGGTGCAGGTAAATCAACCCAATTTAAGATTTTAATTGGAGAGGAAGAGCAAACAAGTGGAACGATCATTAAAGAGGGGAATCCTAAAATTGCCCATTTAAAGCAAGAGTTTGATTGTAATTTGAATTTTTCAGTGAGACAGGAATTAGAAAGTTCTTTTAAAGATATACAAATTGTTGCCATTAAACTTTTAGAAATTGCAAATAAAATGAATTTGTTGGATATAAAAAAAAATTCTGATGAACTTGAAATATTTGTAAATCAACTCGCAAAATATCAAGCAAAATTTGAAGCTTTAGGTGGTTATAAAATGCAATCTGATGTAGAAAAAATATTACCAAAATTAGGCTTTTCTATAGAAGATGCTGATAAATTAGTTGGCAATTTCTCAGGTGGTTGGCAGATGAAAGTTGCACTTGGAAAAATAATCTTACAAAAACCTGATTTACTTTTACTGGATGAACCAACCAATCATTTAGATTTAGAAACTATTTTTTGGTTGGAAGAATATCTATCATCACTTAAGATTGCTGTTATTATTATCAGTCATGATAGATATTTCTTAGATAAATTATGTAAAAAAATAATTTTTGTAGATAGAGGAACATCTGAAACATATAATGGAAACTATTCTTTTTTTGTCGAACAGAAATCTTTGAATGAAGAATCAAAAAATAAGTCATATCAATTACAACAAAAAGAAATTGAGTTACAGAAGAGGTATATAGATAGATTTAGAGCAAGTGCAACCAGAAGTTCTCAAGCAAAGAGTAGAGAAAAACAATTAAAAAAGATTTCTAAAATTGAGGCTCCCATAGCAAAATCAAAAAGTCCTGTTTTTAATTTTCCAGAGTGTCCTCGCTCAGGCAAATTAGTTCTAAATATCAAAAATTTGTCTCATAGTTTCGAGGATAAAATTCTTTTTTTAGATATTAATTTAAAGATTTCTTCTGGACAGAAAATAGCAATATTGGGACCAAATGGCTGCGGCAAATCTACATTGCTTAAAATTATTATGAAAAAAATATCTCCTGAAATTGGAGAAATTAATCTTGGTAAACATAATATAATTACTAGCTATTATGAACAAAATCAGGCTGAAGCACTTTCACTTGATGAAAGGGTTATTGATTTAATATATAATAAGTCTCCAGAATGGTCCCAAAAAAAAGTTAGAACATTTTTAGGGGGTTTTGGTTTTCAAAATGAAACTGTTTTTAAATATATTAAACAACTCAGTGGGGGAGAAAAGGCAAGATTAGCATTAGCGCTCATGATTATTAATCCTAGTAATTTCCTTCTTTTGGACGAACCAACTAATCATTTGGATCTGCAATCTAAAGAAAACTTAGAATTAGCAATTAAAAATTATAAAGGTTCATTATTAATGATTTCTCATGATCGGTATTTTATTTCAAAGGTTGCAAATAGAATTATTGAAATTAAAGATTCAAAGTTATTTTCATATGATGGCAATTACGAATATTTTTTAGAAAAAACTCAAAGACAAAAAATTTGA